The genomic interval CTCTGGACAATTAGCAGTCCTATCCAACACACCTTTATGCCTATAGCAGTTCCCCTCTATTGGCTATTGACTATCCGTGGCCGCCCCACATTCCGGCTCAGCTCCATCATCGGCGCACTGGGAATTCCGGTGGTTTGGTCAGTACTGACCTTCTATCGCGGCGCAACCACCGGCTGGTACCCATATTTCTTTATCAATGCCACAGATCTGGGGCTTCCCATCGCGCTGCGCAACATGGCCGGCGTTTATCTCGGATTCTTTATTCTCGCCATAGTCCTGGGCCTCATTGAGCGTTTGATTCTGTGGTTAAAGCGCAACTCTAAAACTGCTGCCACAATCGCAGCGTCCTCACTCTAGTGCGTTTTACGCCCTCTATTGCTGCATAAAAGTGTGCCCCAGCATCGCATGATGCTGGGGCACATAATGTTGTTAGACCTCGAGTTTTTTAGGCC from Corynebacterium ulcerans carries:
- a CDS encoding Pr6Pr family membrane protein, with the protein product MNTLGRLLGLVGLIGIVLAAYQTATEPFTSWPAFDTPAKTLLAEFSFFTMWSNIVGTIYLLRAGRTPRWFTVDAVAMLVVTGVVYNTLLGGELHGLWTISSPIQHTFMPIAVPLYWLLTIRGRPTFRLSSIIGALGIPVVWSVLTFYRGATTGWYPYFFINATDLGLPIALRNMAGVYLGFFILAIVLGLIERLILWLKRNSKTAATIAASSL